The Bacillota bacterium genome includes the window GGCTGACCGGTACAAGGTCCCGCGGATCGCCTACGTCAACAAGATGGACATCGTCGGGGCCGACTTCTTCCGGGTCATCGCGATGATGAAGAGCCGCCTCAAGGCCGTTCCCGTGGCCGTCCAACTGCCCATCGGCAGCGAGGACACCTTCCGCGGGGTCATCGACCTGGTCAGCGACAAAGCTCTCATCTGGACCGACGAACTGGGAACCCACGTGGTGACCGAGGATGTCCCGGCCGATCTCAAGGAGAGTAAGCGGAAGTACCGCGAGGCCCTCTTCGAGGCGGCGGCCGACTTCGATGAGACCCTGATGGTCCGGTACCTCGAAGGGACGCCGATCTCGCCCGACGAGATCAGGGCCGCCCTCCGTCGGGGAACCCTGGCCGGCAAGATCGTCCCGGTCATCTGTGGGACATCGTACCACAACAAGGGCGTCCAATCCTTGCTCGACGCGATCATCGACTACCTGCCGTCGCCGCTCGATGTCCCGCCGGTCATCGGCCACCATCCGCGCAAGGAAGACCAGGAGGAGATCAGGCAGGCCAGCGATGACGAGCCCTTCTGCGCCCTGGCCTTCAAGATCGCCACCGATCCCTACGTCGGTAAGCTGGGCTTCCTGAGGGTCTACTCGGGAGTCCTGAAGACTGGTTCGTACGTCTACAACGCCTCCCGCGACCGCAAGGAGAGGATCGGGCGGGTCGTCCGGATGCACGCCAACCACCGCGAAGACGTCGACGAGATCCGCACCGGCGACATCGCCGCGGCCGTCGGTCTCAAGGAAGTGACCACCGGGGACACCCTCTGCGAGGAGAACCACCCGCTTGTCCTCGAACGGATGGAGTTCCCGCAGCCGGTCATCGACGTGGCCATCGAGCCGAAGACCAAGGCCGACGAGGATAAGTTGACCCTCTCGCTGATGAAGCTGTCCGAGGAGGACCCGACCTTCCGGTTCCACACCGACCCCGACACCGGCCAGACGATCATCTCCGGGATGGGCGAATTGCACCTCGAGATCATCGTCGACCGCCTGGTCCGCGAATTCAAGGTCGAGGCCAACGTCGGCCGGCCCCAGGTTGCTTACAAGGAGACCATCCGCGCCAAGGCCAAGGCCGAGGGGCGGTTCGTCCGCCAGACCGGCGGCCGCGGGCAATATGGCCACGTCGAGATCGAGATTGAGCCGCTGGCAGTGGAAAAGGGCTTCGAATTCGAAAACAAGATCGTCGGCGGGGTCATCCCCAGGGAGTTCATCCCGTCCGTTCAGGCCGGCATCAAAGAGGCCATGGACTCGGGCGTCCTGGCCGGATACCCGACCATCGGGGTCAAGGCCACCCTCATCGACGGCTCCTACCACGAAGTCGACTCGTCCGAAGTGGCCTTCAAGATTGCCGGCAGTCTGGCCTTCAAGAACGCCGCCGAGAAAGCCAAGCCGGCCATTCTCGAACCGGTGATGAAGGTCGAGGCGGTGGTCCCCGAGGAGTACATGGGTGAAGTGATCAACGACTTCAATGCCCGGCGGGGCCGCATCGACCAGATGGAGCAACGAGCCGGAGCGCAGGTCATCAGGGCCTTCGTACCGTTGGCGGCGATGTTCGGTTACGCCACGGACCTCCGCTCGAAGACTCAGGGCCGAGGGGTTTATTCGATGGAATTCTACCGTTACGAAGAAGCCCCGAAGCCGATTTCTGAGACGGTCATCGCTCAGGCCACCGGGCGCGGCTAGGCAAAGCGCCGCGCTGCCGGAGCCGCGGGAATAGGGGCCCCAAGGAACGGCCC containing:
- the fusA gene encoding elongation factor G, translated to MSREHSLEKTRNIGIMAHIDAGKTTTTERILFYTGRVHRMGEVHNGAATMDWMVQEQERGITITSAATTCYWRDHRVNIIDTPGHVDFTVEVERSLRVLDGAVAVFCAKGGVEPQSETVWRQADRYKVPRIAYVNKMDIVGADFFRVIAMMKSRLKAVPVAVQLPIGSEDTFRGVIDLVSDKALIWTDELGTHVVTEDVPADLKESKRKYREALFEAAADFDETLMVRYLEGTPISPDEIRAALRRGTLAGKIVPVICGTSYHNKGVQSLLDAIIDYLPSPLDVPPVIGHHPRKEDQEEIRQASDDEPFCALAFKIATDPYVGKLGFLRVYSGVLKTGSYVYNASRDRKERIGRVVRMHANHREDVDEIRTGDIAAAVGLKEVTTGDTLCEENHPLVLERMEFPQPVIDVAIEPKTKADEDKLTLSLMKLSEEDPTFRFHTDPDTGQTIISGMGELHLEIIVDRLVREFKVEANVGRPQVAYKETIRAKAKAEGRFVRQTGGRGQYGHVEIEIEPLAVEKGFEFENKIVGGVIPREFIPSVQAGIKEAMDSGVLAGYPTIGVKATLIDGSYHEVDSSEVAFKIAGSLAFKNAAEKAKPAILEPVMKVEAVVPEEYMGEVINDFNARRGRIDQMEQRAGAQVIRAFVPLAAMFGYATDLRSKTQGRGVYSMEFYRYEEAPKPISETVIAQATGRG